DNA from Paratractidigestivibacter faecalis:
AGAACCCCGACTTTGCCGAGCTTACCCGCGGCAAGTGCGGTCGCGTCTACGGCGACCTCATGGCGCTTCTGACCACGATGAAGTCGCTGCCGCTCGCGTACAACAAGGACCTCCAGGAGTGCAAGGAGGGCCCGATGGACGCCGCAAAGACGCTCTCCGACTGCATGGAGATCGCCGCCGGCATGCTCGAGACCATGACGGTCAACGCCGACGTCATGCTTGACCAGGCCCGCCGCGGCTTTACCGCCGCGACCGACGTGGCCGACTACCTGGCCAAGAAGGGCATGCCGTTCCGCGACGCCCACCGTGTGGTCGGCGAGCTCGTGCTTTATTGCGAGAAGCACGGCAAGGGCCTCGAGGACCTTACCGCCGACGAGTTCCGCGCCGCCAGCGACCTGTTCGAGGACGACATCGCCGCCGACCTTGACCCCGAGGGCATCGCCCGTGCCCGCACGACCTACGGCGGCACCGGTCACTCCGTCGTCGTCGCCCAGCTCGAGGAGGCCCGTGCCATCCTCGCCGCCGCCGAGGCCTAGCCACCAGACGCGGGGACGCTGTTAGTTACCTGGTAAAAGGGACACCCCTGGCGAGAAGTTCGCGCTTCTCGCCAGGGGTGCGATGCTCGCGTAGTCGGCGGTGGCCTCAAAGCGCCCTTCGCTTTTGGTGGAGTCCGCCACGGCCGCCGGCCACGATGGCTGGCCTACTGCAGATGATGCGCCCGCCCGTCATGTTGCAGCTTCGCAGCAACTTAACACTTAACTTCGCACTTAACATCGCAGCTGCGAAGTTGCTGTTAAGTTAAGTGTTAAGCTGATGCGAAGTTGAGCCGAACGGAGGGGCAATGAACGAGCAGTGGCTTGCGAACACCATCAATGAGCTGCGAAGAATCGGAAATGACTCTCAGCGCTTTGAGGTAAAGGAAGCAAAGCAGTCCTTGCCCAAGAGCCTTGTTGAGACCATGTCGGCCTTTTCCAACTCATCCGGCGGCTTCATCATTCTGGGAATTTCCGAAAAGAACGGATTTGCACCGGTTGAGGGCTTTGAAGCCCGGCGAATCCAAGACGCCCTTGCGAACGAGTGCGATAAGCTCACTCCGCCCGTGCGGCCACAGATCGAGGTGATTCCCTTCGAGGAGTCTCTTGTTGTATGCGCCCGGGTCAAGGAGATGCACCCGAGGGACAAGCCGTGCTACATCACCGCGCGTGGGATGTACGACTCCTCCTACGTGAGGACGGGCGACGGCGACAGGCGAATGACCTCCTATGAGGTCGACCGCTATATGGAGGAGCATCTCCAGCCCACCTACGATGACGACGCGGTCGAGGGCGCCGAGCTCGCCGATCTGGATGCGGAGCTGCTCGCCGGCTTCGTCAGGCGGCAGAAGGAACTCCACCCTCGCATCCTGGGTTCTCGCAGCGACGAGGAGGTCCTTCTCGACCTGCACGTTGTAAAGCGGCAGGGAGATGCCCTTGTGCCGACGCTTGCCGGTTTGATGGCGACGGGCTCTTTTCCGCAGAAGTTCTTTCCGAGGCTCAACGTGACGTTCACCGCATACCCTGGAACGTCAAGGACCGAGCGGGTGAACGATAGCCGGAGGTTTCTCGACAACCAGTCGATAGTTGGCTCCATCCCCGTGATGATCGAGGACGCAATCGCCGCTGTGGTGCGGAACACCAGGACCGGCGCGGTGATTGAGGGGGCGTTTCGAAGGGACGTGCCTGACTATCCGGCCACGGCGGTGCGCGAGGCGATTGCAAACGCCCTCATGCACCGAGACTACTCTCCGGAATCGCGAGGGTCACAGGTGCAGGTGAACCTCTACGTTGACCGTCTGGAGATCATCAACCCGGGTGGGCTGTATGGAGACGTGACCATAGAGTCACTCGGCACCAGTGGCGTCTCGTCTGCGCGAAACCAGTTCCTCTCCAACATTCTGGAGACGACTCCCTATCCGGCCGGCGGCTACGTGGTCGAGAACAGGGGCACCGGATATCAGGAGATTGGTGAGCAGCTCAGGCGCGCTTTGATGCCTCCCGCCCGACCTCACAACTCAACGGTTGCGTTCTCTCTGACGTTCGACCGGCGCCGAGTTGCCCCAAGCGAAAGGAAGAACGGCGCCGCCGGGGGAGTGGACGATGCGATACTTGACTACCTTGCGAAGCACTCCTCTGCATCCATGGCCGAGCTGGTTTCGGAGTCCGGCCTGTCGAGGTCGAGCATCACGAGCCATGTGAGGTCTCTGATAGAGTCGGGCTCGGTCGAGCCAATGGAACCACCAAGGAGCCCCAAGCAGCGATACAGGCTCGTCAGATAGAAACGGATGGCAACTTAACACTTAACTTCGCACTTAACATCGCAGCTGCGAAGTTGCTGTTAAGGTAAGTGTTAAGAAGCCGGTGCCGCATGCGAGCGGCACCCCAGCCCGCCGCGCTAAAATCGAAAACGTTGTGCAAAGGCATGTTGGCAGCCGCGACCTCACAGGAGGACCCACATGATCGATCGCTACACCCGTCCGGAGATGGGCCACATCTTCTCGCTCGAGAACAAGTACGCCGTCTGGCAGGAGATCGAGGTGCTGGCCTGCGAGGCGCACGCGGAGATCGGCGAGAGCGGCATCACCCGTGAGGAGGCCGCCTGGATCCGCGAGCATGCGGCCTTCAACAAGGACGAGGTGGACGCCATCGAGGCCGTGACCAACCACGACGTCATCGCCTTTCTCACCAACATGGGCTCCTACATCGACAAGGACGTGCCGGAGGGAAGCCCCAAGCCCAGCCGCTGGGTCCACTACGGCATGACCAGCTCCGACCTGGGCGACACCGCCCTGTGCTACCAGCTCGTCCAGGCCACCGACATCCTCATCGAGGACTGCAAGAGGCTCGGCGAGATCTGCAAGCGCCGCGCCTTCGAGGAGAAGGACACCCTCTGCGTGGGCCGCACCCACGGCATCCACGCCGAGCCTATGACCTTTGGCATGAAGTTCGGCAGCTGGGCCTGGGAGCTCAAGCGCGACCTCGACCGCCTGCGCGACGCCCGCAACAACGTGGCCTTTGGCGCCATCTCCGGCGCGGTGGGCACCTACTCCAGCATTGACCCGCGCGTCGAGGAGTACGTCTGCGAGCACCTGGGCCTCACGCACGACCCGCTCTCCACGCAGGTCATCTCCCGCGACCACCACGCCTACCTGGCCGGCGTCCTGGCCACCACGGCCGCCACGTGCGAGCGCATTGCCACCGAGATCCGCAACCTGCAGAAGACCGACACCCTCGAGGCCGAGGAGCCCTTCCGCAAGGGTCAGAAGGGCAGCTCCGCCATGCCCCACAAGCGCAACCCCATCACCGTCGAGAAGGTCTGCGGCCTCTCCCGCGTGGTGAAGGCCAACGCGCAGGTGGCCTTTGACAACGTGGCCCTGTGGCACGAGCGCGACATCTCGCACTCCAGCGCCGAGCGCGTCGCCCAGGCGGACAGCTTCATCGCGCTCGACCACATGTTCCAGTGTCTCATCCGCATCGTGGACGGCCTGGTGCTCTACCCGGCTCAGATGCTGGCCAACCTCAACAAGACCCGCGGCCTGATCTACTCCTCCAAGGTGCTGCTGCACCTGGTGGACACCGGCATCACGCGCGAGGACGCGTACAAGATCGTGCAGGAGAACGCCATGGCCACGTGGCGCGAGGTGCAGCAGTGCGAGTCTGGCACCACCTTCCGCCAGAAGATCGAGGCTGACCCACGCTGCGGCAAGCTCAAGCCCGCCGAGCTGGACGCCATCTTCGACCCGCGCAGCTTCCTCACGCGCACCGGCGTGGTCTTCGACCGCCTGGAGCAGCTGGAGTTCTAGCAATCGCACACCAGGCGAGAAGCGCACACTTCTTGCCGCCCAACCCCAGAGCGTACGGCGCCCGTCGCGGGAGATTCCGGCGGCGGGCGCTGGGTATACTGTGACGACACCGAAGAGAGGGGAAGCTCCACCATGCAGCACGTTGACTTCAAGCCGCGCGGCGTCTGCTCGCGCATGATCCACATCGACCTTTCCGACGACGGCAAGACCATCGAGGACGTGAACTTTGACGGAGGCTGCTCCGGCAACCTGGCCGCCATCGGCAAGCTCGTCTCCGGCCGTCCCACCGAGGAGGTGGCCCAGATTCTGAAGGGCAACACCTGCGGCCCCCGCAAGACCTCCTGCGCGGATCAGTTCTCGCAGGCGCTCCTGCAGGCCATGGAGCAGATCCAGGCCGCCGGCACCGTCCAGGCGGAGTAGGTCCGACCGGTGAGGGGCCCCAAGCTCTCAAGGCGCGGCTTCTTCAAGGCGGCGGCCACCACGGCCGCGGCCAGTGCCGCCGTGACCATTCTCTCCGGCTGCACCCATGGAGCGGAGAAGGGCGCGGACACCTCGTCGCCCGTCGTGGTGGACGAGGGCTCGGCGCCCAGCGTGACTGATGACTACCAGTACGACGACTCGGCGATGGCCCCGGCCCACGAGTGGTCCCTGCCCCTGGGCAACGTGCTCCACGCCGCGGAGGGCACCTGGATCCCGGTGGCAACCGCCGGCTCCTCCGCCACGCCCATGGTGGTGGCCTCCGCGCTCTCGCTTGAGTCCGGCAAGCTCCTCGAGGTGGTCTCCGCCCCCAAGGGACAGGCCACCACGACGGTCATCTACGACGTCGCCTGCTCCGACTCCGTCTACGCCTGGGTGGAGCTGGACACCACCACGCGCTCCTGGACGCTCTACGGCTCGCGCTTCTCGGCTGGTGCGCTCACGGGCGACACCAAGACCCTGTGGCAGGCCACGTCCGACTATGACCCGGCGCCCATCGCCTGCTCAGGCGAGCGCGTGCTCTGGCAGGTCCAACCCTCGCTCTCGGGCACAAAGACGGCGGAGTCCAGCTACTGCTACCTGTGGCACGCCGGCAGCGGCGACGCCACCGCAGTCGTGGAGTCCCCCGGGCGCTTTGCCACCAAGCCCAACGTGTCTGGCGACTGCGCCATCCTCACGCCGCGCGTCCGCGCGAACGAGGGTACCTACTACGGCGTCACGGCCTACTCGCTCTCCGACGACCTAGCCACCAAGATCGACCAGCTCGTCATGCCGGCCGGCGTGAAGCCCTTCCGCGCCACGCGCGTGGGGGAGCGCTTCCTGGTCTCGGTGGAGGCCAGCTACAGCACGGGAGGCCTTTTGGGCCAGATGGGCACCTACATGGGCACGGAGTCCGCGGGCTTCGTCAAGCTCAACCGAGAGCCGTCCGAGGTGGGATGCGGCAAGGGCGACAAGTTCGTCATCAAGAGCCGGTCCTCCTACTTTGTGGTAGACCTCGCCAACAAGACTTACGGCAGCCTTGACTCGGCCGACCGCTGCGTCGACTACGGCGAGTTTCCGGCCCGGGTGGGGGACTGCTCGACCTTCGTGACCTTCTCGACGGTCAAGAACGCGGACACCGGCTACCCCGATTCCGTGACGGTTCGCACCTTCCAGCTGTAAGGGTCGGACTACACCCCGCGGCTTGTGGGGTAAACTAGGGAACATCTACGGGCCTGGCCCGCCAGGCCGTGCAGTCGACATCACACAGGGAGGCCAACATGGCTTCGGATGAGAAGAAGATTCTGCTTGTTGAGGACGAGAAGGCAATCCGCGATGCCGTGGCTGCCTACCTCGAGCGCGAGGGCTACATCGTGCGCGGCGTCGGCGACGGCCAGAGCGCCGTCGAGGAGTTCGAGAAGCACTCCTTTGACCTCGTGATCCTTGACCTCATGCTGCCCAAGCTCTCCGGCGAGCGCGTCTGTCGCACCATCCGCGAGACCTCCAACGTGCCCATCATCATGCTGACCGCAAAGGGCGAGGTCGAGGACCGCATCATCGGCCTGGAGCTGGGCGCCGACGACTACCTCATCAAGCCCTTCTCGCCGCGCGAGCTCGTTGCCCGCGTGCGCGCCCTGCTGCGCCGCGCCCACACCGAGGCCGAGCCGGCCCTCGAGGTGCTGGACTTCGGCGACCTGGTGATCGACATCTCCGGCCACAAGGTCATCGTCGAGGGCACCGAGGTTGACCTCACCGCCTCCGAGTTCAAGCTCCTGACCACCCTCGCCCGCTACCCGGGCCGCGTCTACACCCGCATGGAGCTGGTGGAGAAGGTCCTGGGCTATGACTTCGAGGGCTACGAGCGCACCATTGACTCCCACGTCAAGAACCTGCGTGCCAAGCTTGGCGACGACCCGCGCAACCCGCGCTGGCTCTACACCGTCCACGGCGTGGGATATCGCTTCGAGGCTCCCGAGAAGCCCGCTGACGCCAAGTAGAACGTAGCCGAGGAGGTCCGCCTTGGCGGCCAAGTTCGTAACAGGCAGGAACGCACGCGCAGACGAGGGCTCCCAGCAGCCCTCGTCTCGCAATTCGTGGAACACCATCCAGCCGGACCCCAAGAGGTCCCAGCCCTACTCGACGAGCATGACCCTGGCCTTTGCCCTGACGGCAATCATGACCGCGGCCGTGCTCGTTGCCGTTCTGGGCATTGTGTGGGAGGGCCAGTTCAAGGCGTACACGCGCCAGAACATGCAGGCCCTGGCCAACTCCGCGGCGGAGAGCATCTCCACCGTCTACAAGCGCGAGGGCTCCTGGGACGGCACCGTCCTTGCCGAGGCCAAGAACGCCAGTGCCATGTCCTCTGACGTGGGGATCCAGGTCATTGGTCCCGACGGCCAGGTGCTCTACGACGACACGTGGGAGCACACGCGCGAGTCCGCCGGCCACGCAGACCCCGTCTCCAACGCCCCGACCGGGGCGGACTCCGCGGTGACGGCGCCCATCCTTGGCGCAAACGACAGCCAGGTGGGAACCCTGCGCCTGTGGGCCTTTGGCTCCGAGACGCTCCTCACCCGCGCGGACGCCGCCTTCCGCAGCAACTCCTACGGGGCCATTGCCGTGGCCGCCGCCATTGCGGTGGTCCTGGCCTGCGTGATCGGCTACTTCACGTCCAAGCGCCTCTCCACGCCCATCCAACGCATCACCAACACCGCGCGCCAGCTCAGGAACGGAGACCTCACCGCCCGCTCCGGCGTGCGCGGCTCCGACGAGATTGGCCAGCTGGGAGAAACCTTTGACGACATGGCCACCTCCCTTGAGCGCGACCTCAAGCTGGAGCACCGCCTGACCGGCGACGTGGCCCACGAGCTGCGCACGCCCCTCATGGCCATGCAGGCCACCGTGGAGGCCATGCAGGACGGCGTGCTCCCCGCCGACGACGAGCACTTCGAGACCGTGGCCGCCGAGGTGAGACGCCTTTCTCGCCTGGTGGACGCCATGCTCAAGCTGTCCCGCCTGGAGAACGGATCAACCGAGCTCAAGACCGAGCGCACCGACGTGGTCTATCTCATCCGCAGCCTGGTGACCTCGCAGCACCAGCTCTTCCACGAGAAGGGCCTCCACCTGCGCTTTGTTGACGAGTCTCAGTACGGAGAGCTCAACGCGGACATTGACCCGGACCTCATCCGCGAGGCTGTGGTCAACCTCATGAGCAACGCCATGCGCTACACCGACGAGGACGGCTGGGTCACGGTCACCGTGCGCCAGGACAAGTCCGACGTGCTCATTGCTGTCCAGGATACCGGCATCGGCATTGCCAAGGAGGACATCCCCCAGACGTTCAGCCGCTTCTGGCGCTCCGACGTCAGCCGCGAGCGCGTCTCCGGCGGCCTTGGCGTGGGCCTCTCGCTTACCAAGGAGATCGTGGACAAGCACAACGGCACCATCCTCGTCGAGTCCGAGCTGGGCAAGGGCACCACGTTCACCCTGCGCATCCCCCAGAACCGCGGCCGTCGCAACCTTGCCCAGGCCATCCAGGAGGGCTAGCGCCCCAACAGGCGAGAAGCCCATCCTTCCGTGGGCTTGACTCGCTCAACGGTGTAAACTAAAACCTGTATGCTTCGGCATGGCCTCGCGTCAGAGAGGCAAATTACAACGTCTTGGAAGGTGGGCTCCAGCGTGGCACAGATTGAGATGCGTCCGGATTCGCACGGCAAGGTTCGTGACATCTACGATTGCGGCGACAAGCTGCTGATGGTCGCGAGCGACCGCATCAGCGCGTTCGACTTCATCCTGCCGGACGAGATTCCCCACAAGGGAGAGATCCTGACCCGCATCTCGGCCTTCTGGTTCAACCGCTTCAAGGACCTCATGCCCAACCACATGATCTCCTGCGACGTGGCTGACCTGCCCGAGGAGTTCCAGCAGTACTCCGACTACCTGGCCGGCCGCTCCATGCTGGTCAAGAAGGCCCAGACGGTGCCCATCGAGTGCATCGTGCGCGGCTACCTCACTGGCAGCGGCAAGAAGACCTACGACCAGGACGGCACCGTGTGCGGCATCAAGCTGCCCGAGGGCCTGACCGAGGCCTCCAAGCTGCCCGAGCCCATCTTCACGCCTTCCACCAAGGCCGAGCTGGGCGACCATGACGAGAACATCTCGTTCGAGCGCTGCTGCGAGATCGTGGGCACCGACGTGGCGACGCAGCTGCGCGACGCGTCACTGGCCATCTACAAGGCTGCGGCCGAGTACGCCGCCACCCGCGGCATCATCATCGCCGACACCAAGTTTGAGTTTGGCTTCATCGACGGCCAGCTCACGCTCATTGACGAGTGCCTCACGCCTGACTCCAGCCGCTTCTGGCCGGCTGAGGGCTACCAGGAGGGTTCTGTCCAGCCGAGCTACGACAAGCAGTACGTCCGCGACTGGCTGCGTGCCAACTGGGACATGCAGGGCGATGCCCCGCACCTGCCCGCGGACGTGCTCGAGGGAACCTCCAAACGTTACCAGGAGGCCTTCCAGATCATTACCGGTACCGAGTTCACGCCCATGAAGGAGTCAAATGTCTCTGCGTAGCACCATCGACGCCGCCCGCGAGGAGGCCAAGGAGGTCGCCGCCGACCGCAGCGTCTCCAAGGAGAAGCCCGAGGAGAAGAAGGCTGGCGACAAGCCCGCCTACGATCCCATGAACCTCGGCAAGCGCACCGCCGCAAACGCCAAGCCCGTGAGCGAGGCTGGCGCGTCCGTGCGCACCGGTTCGGGCAAGTCCAAGGCCAACATTGCCACCATGAGCAAGGAGCAGAAGAAGGCCGAGAAGCAGCGCCGCCGCGAGGAGGAGGACATCCGCACCCGCGCGTACGACATCGCGCTGCGTTCCAACCCGGACTACAAGAGGACCGAGCGTGTCTGGTGGGTCCTTCTGGGCATCGGCTTTGCCATGACCATCCTGAGCCTCGTCATGGCCTACGCCTTCCCGGCCGAGGCCAGCAGCACCGACTCCATGCAGGGCATCCTCGCCATCGCGTCCCTTGTGCTCGCGTACGTCTTCATCATCGGTGGCTTTGTCTATGACCTGGTCAAGCGTCGTCCGTACCGCAAGGCCGCGGAGCGCAAGATCCAGGGCATGACCGACAAGAAGCTCGCCGAGCTCTTTGAGGCCGACCGCCAGCGTCGCATTGCCGACGAGGAGGCCCGCGCCGCCAAGAAGGGCAAGAGCAAGTAGTCACTCGTTCTGCGCGGGCGGAGTGAGTCCGTGCTAGAATATGGTTTCATGCCTTCGTAGCTCAGGGGATAGAGCACCGCTCTCCTAAAGCGGGTGTCGGCCGTTCGAATCGGCCCGGGGGCACCAGAAAGAACAGCAGGTCAGAGGGGTTGTCTCCTCTGGCCTGCTTTTGTTTTGCGGGTTGATTCTGCCTAACAATCCCAGAATCGTCCCAGAATGCCTTCGGAGGGATGTTCACGACACGAGCTTGAAGCGCTTGCTGGCGACAATCTCGCCGAACAGCTCGCCCGCCTTCTTGTCCTCCTCGTCCAGGCTGTGGGAGTAGAAGTCGTACGTCGTGGACACCTTCGAGTGCCCAAGCCTCTTCGCGACCGTGGGGACGGGGACGCCGCTGGCTATGAGAATGCTGGTCTGAGTGTGCCTGAGCTCGTGGAACCTCAGGTCACCGCATCCCAGCTCGCCCCTGTGCCCTGCCCACCAACGCGAAAAGTTCGACGTGCCGATGTGACCGCCCGTCGAGGAGCAGACAACGGGCGTCTCCGCCGTCTGCTCGATGGAAAGCCCGGCGAGGTATTGGGCTTGCCTCTCTTGCCATGTCCTCAAGTGGCCAATGGTGTCCCCGTCAACGGGGATGGAGCGAACGCCCGCGCTCGTCTTCGGGGATTTGAGGTCACCGTCCACCGTAAGGCTCTTATCGACGAGGATACGCCGACCGTCGAAATCGACCGATGCCCAGTCGAGCGCCAGAACCTCCCCACGGCGGCACCCGGTGGCGAAGGCGATGCGGACGGCGATGATTCGGGACACGCCGTCTATGCCGGCTATCCGCGTCCTCGCGTCGGTGCGGCCTCGCTCGTCCCTGCCGAGTTCCAGCGCCCCGATTCTCGCATACGCCTCCGCCTCGGCATCGTCGAGCCTCGCGGCGAGCTGCCCTGCCTCCTCGTACTCGAGGGTGTTGCGCTTGCGCTCCTCGCAGACGGGGGCGTCCACCTGCTCCATGGGGTTCCGAATCACGAGGTCGTACTTCAGGGCGAGCTTGAAGACCCCGTTCAGAACGACGTAGTACTTCTTTAGGCGCGAGCCGGTCAGAGGCTTGTCGCGCTCCTCGTTGAGCTTGTCGAACAGCTTGTCGATTGCGTAATGGTCGAGGCTCGTCAGGCGAGCATCGCCGATGTACTTGCACAGGCTCTCGAGAATCGACCGATTGTCGGACACGGTGGTCTTCGCCGGCCTGCCCGTCTCCTCGCACGCCTTCTCGCGGCGGGCCAGCCACACGCCTACGGCGAACTCCTCGAAGGTCATGCGCGAGCCGTCGTAGGAAAGCCCGCTGTTGTGCTGTTTCCTCAGCTCGTCGCGTACCTTGCGGGCGTCCGCCTTCGTGCCGTGCACCGTCCTGCTGACGCTTCGGTACCTGCCCGTCACGCTGTCCTTGCCGAACGCGACGCGAACCTCCCAGACGCCCTTGCCCTTGCTGCGAATGGAGCCGTCTCCCTTCGTCGCCCTTGCCATCATCCCCACTCCTCTCCAGACGTTCAAGCTGCGAGATTACTTGCCGTAGTATGACTGCACTGTCTTGGCTTTGTCCACTTAACGCGTTTCTACATATGACTGGTTAATATAATACCATATGGACAAATTAGATATATAGAAATACAGTTATACCAGCGGAAATAACCATTTTAAGGAGGAATAATATCATTCGATAACACATATAAGGAAGTCAATTTGATGCAAGGGGTGAATCTCGAGGCCAGCAAAAGCCTGTTCGGCGAATACGGCGACCTTCTGACGATGGAGGATTGCGCCGAGATTACCCACCAAACGACCCAGACCGTAAGGGCGCTTTGTCGCGAGAAGGTGTTGCCCAGCGCCCGCATCGGGAGAAGGCTCTACGTGCCTAAGGCTCTGCTCATCGACTACATCCAGTCTCAGATTGCGGGCGAGTAGCGATGGGCAAGGCGATGTTCAGTTCGGACGTGGTGGGTACGGACTCTTTCCTCGACTTGCCGGAGGAGGCGCAGCTTCTTTATCACCGTCTAGGGTTCGAAGGCGCGTACGGCAAGATTGTGGGAATCCGCAGAATCGCACGAGGGTTCGGGGCGAGCACCGACGCGTTGGACGCCCTCTACAAATCGGGCTACCTGTTCGACTACGGCGACGCTTGCTGGGTGCGTCACTACTGGGTAAACAACACCTTCAAAAAGCCCAACAACAACCCCGCCAAGAACATACCCGAGATAGCGTCAGGCGAAATCGGGTTCGCGGGGGAGGAGTTTAGGAGCGCATTTGTGTGCCCAAGCGTCGACAAACCTTCGAACGGCCTTACGGCAGCCTACCGGGCAGCCTACCAGGCAGGCTACACAGTAACAGGAACAGTAACAGGCCCAGCCTCGGCTACAGGAGCGGAAACAGGTTCAACGACAGAGGCATTGGCAGACTCAATTTCAAACTCAGACACAGCCGCATCAACAGGAACAGGGGAAGAGGCACGCGGAGAGGGGGACGGTTCACACCCCTGCTGTTGCCAAAAATGCGGGAGCCAAAAGGCGACCTACCGCGAAGAGGGTGGAAAGATCTTCATTCGTTGCCCCGATTGCGGCGAGTCCGAGTTTTCCTATTCCCACTGAGAGAAAGAGGTTCAATGACGGAAAGACAAACGATGAGTACCCCCGTCCCTGCCATGCTTGGCGGCGACGCAGGAGACGGGGGCGCCAGAGCCGGCGAGAACGCCGACAACGCCAAGTATAAGGCGACGCTCTTGAGGGAGCGCGAGTGGAGGCGCCTGAACCCACGTCTCTGGTCTGAGATTGAGGCATGGGCGCTCGCAGAGGCCGCTGCCGGGCGCAAGTTCGCGATGCAGACCGCTCTCGAGCGCGTCCGCTGGAAAGACTACGCGAACGACGAGGGCAACCCTACCAAGGTGCCCAACGACTTCGGAGCCATTTGGGCGCGTCTTCTCGTCGCGACGCACCCCGAGGTCAGGCCGTTCGTTACCATGCGGCCTTCCGTCTACGACGGATTTGAGGTGCGCTAGGTGACCCCGAAGAGGCGGGCATTCGCCCGCGCCCTCATAGAGGGCAACAACCCGAGCGAGGCGTACCGAATGGCCTATTCGACCGCTGGCATGAGCGCGAAGAGTGTCGCCAACGAGGCCAACAAGCTCAAGCAAGACCCTGAGATTGCCCGGATGG
Protein-coding regions in this window:
- a CDS encoding tyrosine-type recombinase/integrase codes for the protein MARATKGDGSIRSKGKGVWEVRVAFGKDSVTGRYRSVSRTVHGTKADARKVRDELRKQHNSGLSYDGSRMTFEEFAVGVWLARREKACEETGRPAKTTVSDNRSILESLCKYIGDARLTSLDHYAIDKLFDKLNEERDKPLTGSRLKKYYVVLNGVFKLALKYDLVIRNPMEQVDAPVCEERKRNTLEYEEAGQLAARLDDAEAEAYARIGALELGRDERGRTDARTRIAGIDGVSRIIAVRIAFATGCRRGEVLALDWASVDFDGRRILVDKSLTVDGDLKSPKTSAGVRSIPVDGDTIGHLRTWQERQAQYLAGLSIEQTAETPVVCSSTGGHIGTSNFSRWWAGHRGELGCGDLRFHELRHTQTSILIASGVPVPTVAKRLGHSKVSTTYDFYSHSLDEEDKKAGELFGEIVASKRFKLVS
- a CDS encoding zinc ribbon domain-containing protein; amino-acid sequence: MGKAMFSSDVVGTDSFLDLPEEAQLLYHRLGFEGAYGKIVGIRRIARGFGASTDALDALYKSGYLFDYGDACWVRHYWVNNTFKKPNNNPAKNIPEIASGEIGFAGEEFRSAFVCPSVDKPSNGLTAAYRAAYQAGYTVTGTVTGPASATGAETGSTTEALADSISNSDTAASTGTGEEARGEGDGSHPCCCQKCGSQKATYREEGGKIFIRCPDCGESEFSYSH
- a CDS encoding helix-turn-helix domain-containing protein, with the protein product MQGVNLEASKSLFGEYGDLLTMEDCAEITHQTTQTVRALCREKVLPSARIGRRLYVPKALLIDYIQSQIAGE